The following are encoded together in the Lachnospiraceae bacterium genome:
- the pyrH gene encoding UMP kinase, which translates to MYRRILLKLSGEALSGGKGFGLDAETTRAVAKQVKEAAETGTQIAIVIGGGNFWRGRSAEGIDRVKADQIGMLGTVMNCLYVSEIFQTEGMKTAVYTPYAIGLYTEIFNKDKAVRDLEEGKIVFFAGGTGHPFFSTDMGTALYAVQTECEMILMAKSVDGVYDSDPALNANAKKYDRLSYQELLSQNLKVIDLPAAAFCMENQMPAQLFALQAEQSILKAVKGEAIGTVLY; encoded by the coding sequence ATGTATAGACGAATTTTACTCAAGCTGAGCGGAGAAGCGCTTTCCGGCGGAAAAGGCTTTGGACTGGATGCAGAGACGACAAGAGCCGTGGCAAAGCAGGTAAAGGAAGCAGCGGAGACGGGTACACAGATTGCGATTGTGATTGGCGGCGGCAATTTTTGGCGCGGCCGCAGCGCAGAGGGCATTGACCGGGTCAAAGCAGATCAGATCGGCATGCTGGGCACGGTGATGAACTGCCTGTATGTTTCTGAAATTTTTCAAACAGAAGGCATGAAAACAGCCGTTTATACGCCGTATGCAATTGGACTTTATACCGAGATCTTTAATAAGGACAAGGCTGTGCGTGATCTGGAAGAAGGCAAGATTGTGTTCTTTGCCGGAGGCACGGGGCATCCGTTTTTCTCTACCGATATGGGGACAGCGCTTTATGCCGTGCAGACAGAGTGCGAGATGATTTTGATGGCCAAGAGTGTGGACGGTGTGTATGACAGCGATCCGGCTCTCAATGCGAATGCTAAAAAGTATGACAGATTGTCCTATCAGGAGCTGCTGAGCCAGAACCTAAAGGTGATTGATCTGCCGGCAGCCGCCTTCTGCATGGAAAATCAGATGCCGGCGCAGCTGTTTGCCCTGCAGGCAGAGCAGAGTATTTTGAAGGCTGTAAAAGGAGAAGCAATCGGGACGGTTCTGTACTGA
- a CDS encoding alpha-mannosidase, which translates to MGIMHAEWTGRLRHWLKTLKEDFYQPLGELEWSIYQTKEQLSLEEAKEQSFVPVKPGYVWGEKYEYGWMKSRITLPEAAEGERIVLNLNPGGESTIFVNDQAFGTFRADWVREPHHYMVDNTLTRSGKAGAVYELMLETYAGHFFPESPLGGCATGPVLPGSYQDPKQDGSRAVLGSCSYGIWNEAAYQLYMDVDTLNKLLEVLDPNSLRAAKIAEALERFTLTVDFEQERALRIADYERAREELRPVMQAENGSTMPAFYAIGNAHLDLAWLWPMAETYRKTARTFAAQLRLIEEYPEYKFIQSQPASYEMCRQYYPELFERILKAAKTGQWIADGAMWVEPDTNMSSGEALIRQLLHGKRYYKEVFDVDSQVLWLPDTFGYTAALPQILQGCGVRYLVTQKIFWSYNEGEQFPYHYFTWEGMDGSKVVSFLPTSYTYYTSPTEANKIWNQRTQKRDLDAFLFPYGYGDGGGGPARDYVEYAERQKNLEGGVKMKMAGPQEFFEDMQAAGGPKNTYRGELYFSAHRGTYTAQAKVKENNRRAELAMRELEFWGAIAQEAVQVPYPLEQADALWKELLLHQFHDILPGSGIAEIYQEAEKRMGSMIEKAQQLTEGAVKALTAEPAEGMTVFNSLSFPRTAILELPESMSGGVQTADGEELPVGRKGGKAAVMVKLPPCGAVSLVPSNREAKQLMNQAVVTKTQSGYLMENGRLKALINERGEVISYRLAGTDREMAAEPMNRLRLYKDVPRLFDAWDIDSNYVLQELPGAEQIEVSVLQESGMEAVLEVRGRIGNSSYKQQIRLQAESDRLEFETEIDWKELHRLLKVAFPVQIYTDTVYNEMQFGYVERPVHRSRAYDKDRFEVCNHRYSALCDGSHGAAVLNDAKYGMSANENALELTLLTASASPEMRADNRMHHFTYAFTAWEGSFAQSPAVRQGYELNVKPLAAKGTARIAQTGSLFTVDQPNVILETVKPAEDGSKDLILRLYEAQKAAVSAKLSWALPGYEAYVCDMLENVQEKLEGEGSCELDFRAFEIKTLRLKKA; encoded by the coding sequence ATGGGTATTATGCATGCAGAATGGACAGGCCGGCTTCGCCACTGGCTCAAAACCTTAAAAGAAGATTTTTATCAGCCGCTTGGGGAACTGGAGTGGTCTATATATCAGACGAAGGAGCAGCTTTCGCTGGAGGAGGCAAAGGAGCAGTCTTTTGTGCCCGTAAAGCCCGGTTATGTGTGGGGTGAGAAATACGAATACGGATGGATGAAGAGTCGGATTACCTTGCCAGAGGCAGCGGAAGGGGAGCGGATTGTTTTAAATCTGAATCCCGGAGGAGAATCTACTATTTTTGTTAATGATCAGGCTTTTGGGACGTTTCGGGCGGACTGGGTGAGAGAGCCGCATCATTATATGGTGGATAATACGCTGACGCGAAGCGGAAAAGCAGGGGCTGTTTATGAGCTTATGCTGGAAACCTATGCCGGACATTTCTTCCCGGAAAGCCCCTTGGGAGGCTGCGCAACGGGACCGGTGCTGCCCGGCAGCTATCAGGATCCTAAACAGGACGGCTCCAGAGCTGTATTAGGCAGCTGCAGCTATGGAATTTGGAATGAAGCTGCATATCAGTTGTATATGGATGTAGATACGCTGAATAAATTACTGGAGGTGCTCGATCCCAATTCGCTGCGCGCAGCGAAAATCGCAGAGGCGCTGGAGCGGTTCACGCTGACGGTGGATTTTGAGCAGGAGCGGGCGCTGCGCATTGCAGATTATGAAAGAGCCAGAGAGGAGCTCAGGCCTGTAATGCAGGCAGAAAACGGCAGCACGATGCCGGCATTTTATGCGATTGGCAACGCGCATTTGGATTTGGCATGGCTCTGGCCGATGGCGGAAACCTACCGTAAAACCGCAAGGACCTTTGCCGCGCAGCTGCGGCTGATCGAAGAGTACCCGGAGTATAAATTTATTCAAAGTCAGCCGGCCTCTTATGAAATGTGCCGTCAGTATTATCCGGAGCTCTTTGAACGGATTTTAAAGGCGGCTAAAACAGGGCAGTGGATTGCAGACGGCGCGATGTGGGTAGAGCCGGATACCAATATGAGCAGCGGCGAGGCGCTGATCCGCCAGCTACTTCATGGAAAACGGTATTATAAAGAAGTGTTTGATGTGGACAGTCAGGTGCTGTGGCTGCCGGATACATTTGGATATACAGCGGCGCTCCCGCAGATCCTGCAAGGCTGCGGCGTGCGCTATTTGGTGACGCAAAAGATTTTCTGGTCCTATAACGAGGGCGAGCAGTTCCCGTATCACTACTTTACCTGGGAGGGCATGGACGGCTCGAAGGTGGTCTCCTTCCTGCCGACAAGCTATACCTATTATACCTCCCCCACAGAAGCCAATAAAATCTGGAATCAGAGAACGCAAAAGCGGGATCTGGACGCATTTCTCTTTCCCTATGGCTACGGCGACGGAGGCGGAGGTCCTGCCCGCGATTATGTAGAATATGCAGAGCGGCAAAAAAATCTGGAGGGCGGCGTTAAAATGAAAATGGCCGGTCCTCAGGAGTTTTTTGAAGATATGCAGGCGGCGGGTGGCCCGAAGAATACTTACCGGGGAGAGCTCTATTTCAGTGCGCACCGAGGGACCTATACCGCGCAGGCAAAGGTGAAGGAAAACAACCGACGAGCCGAGCTTGCCATGCGGGAGCTGGAGTTTTGGGGAGCCATTGCGCAGGAGGCGGTGCAGGTCCCGTACCCGCTGGAGCAGGCCGATGCGCTCTGGAAGGAGCTGCTGCTGCATCAGTTCCATGATATTTTGCCAGGTTCCGGCATCGCCGAGATTTATCAGGAAGCCGAAAAAAGAATGGGCAGCATGATCGAGAAAGCACAGCAGCTGACGGAAGGAGCCGTCAAGGCGCTGACAGCAGAACCGGCAGAAGGAATGACAGTCTTTAATTCCTTGAGCTTCCCCAGAACGGCAATCCTTGAGCTGCCGGAGTCGATGAGCGGCGGAGTGCAGACAGCAGATGGCGAAGAGCTGCCTGTCGGCAGGAAGGGCGGCAAGGCGGCGGTCATGGTCAAGTTGCCGCCGTGCGGCGCGGTGTCGCTGGTGCCTTCGAATCGGGAAGCGAAGCAGCTTATGAATCAGGCGGTAGTCACGAAAACGCAGAGCGGCTATCTGATGGAGAATGGGCGCTTGAAGGCTCTGATCAATGAGCGGGGCGAGGTGATTTCGTATCGGCTGGCGGGGACGGACCGCGAGATGGCAGCTGAGCCCATGAACCGCCTGCGTCTGTACAAGGATGTGCCGCGCCTGTTTGATGCATGGGATATCGATTCTAATTATGTGCTGCAGGAGCTTCCGGGAGCGGAGCAGATCGAGGTCAGCGTGCTGCAGGAGAGCGGGATGGAGGCCGTGCTGGAGGTGCGCGGCAGGATTGGCAATTCGTCCTATAAACAGCAGATCCGGCTGCAGGCCGAGAGCGACCGGCTGGAATTTGAAACGGAAATTGACTGGAAGGAGCTGCACCGCCTGCTGAAGGTGGCATTTCCGGTCCAGATCTATACGGATACGGTGTATAATGAGATGCAGTTCGGCTATGTGGAGCGGCCGGTGCATCGCTCGCGGGCTTACGATAAGGACCGCTTTGAGGTATGCAATCACCGCTACAGCGCGCTATGCGACGGCAGCCATGGCGCAGCGGTACTGAATGATGCCAAATACGGGATGAGCGCTAATGAGAACGCGCTTGAATTAACGCTGCTCACAGCGTCGGCCAGCCCGGAGATGCGCGCCGACAACCGCATGCATCATTTTACCTATGCGTTTACGGCATGGGAGGGCAGCTTTGCCCAGTCGCCGGCAGTGCGCCAGGGCTATGAGCTGAATGTGAAGCCGCTTGCAGCAAAGGGCACGGCGCGCATAGCGCAAACAGGCTCACTGTTTACAGTGGACCAGCCCAATGTGATTTTGGAGACGGTCAAGCCGGCGGAGGATGGCAGCAAGGATCTGATTTTGCGTCTGTATGAGGCGCAGAAGGCGGCGGTTTCAGCCAAGCTAAGCTGGGCGCTTCCAGGCTATGAGGCATATGTGTGCGACATGCTGGAAAACGTGCAGGAGAAGCTGGAGGGCGAAGGAAGTTGCGAGCTGGATTTCCGGGCCTTTGAGATCAAAACGCTGCGCCTAAAGAAAGCCTGA
- a CDS encoding DeoR/GlpR transcriptional regulator, which produces MLAEERQRLILQLLHRCGEVLVSDLAEQLHVSDETIRRDINALQNAGHARRVHGGAVLPRENLQEAGYYERSLTNPDAKRQIGAIAASLVEDGDSILIGHGATTDTIVPALTARHLTIVTTSIVSLNLLLAALQQKQTDASLLFLGGRVDLENRSVHGSLTERQLSDLSIDKAFIGATAVDSDGVHMYHQDENALSQVMIRRSSRIYILAERAKLEKRALYKTCDLDEVHHLITDTAGGLSSSFKQALQDAGIHLHSAN; this is translated from the coding sequence ATGTTAGCAGAAGAAAGACAGCGCCTCATCCTTCAGCTGCTGCACCGCTGCGGCGAGGTACTCGTCAGCGATTTAGCAGAGCAGCTGCATGTTTCAGACGAAACCATTCGCCGCGATATCAATGCCTTGCAAAACGCCGGCCATGCGCGCCGCGTTCACGGCGGAGCCGTGCTGCCCCGTGAAAATCTGCAGGAAGCAGGCTACTATGAGCGATCGCTCACCAATCCTGACGCCAAGCGGCAAATCGGGGCCATCGCCGCCTCCCTAGTCGAAGATGGCGACAGCATTCTCATCGGTCACGGCGCCACCACCGATACCATTGTCCCCGCGCTCACTGCGCGCCATCTGACCATTGTCACCACCTCCATTGTTTCCCTCAACCTTCTTCTTGCTGCCCTGCAGCAAAAACAGACCGATGCCTCGCTTCTTTTTCTGGGCGGCCGTGTGGACCTTGAAAACCGCTCGGTCCATGGCTCTCTGACGGAGCGGCAGCTTTCTGACCTCTCGATAGACAAGGCCTTTATCGGTGCTACCGCCGTTGATTCCGACGGTGTCCACATGTATCATCAGGATGAAAACGCCCTTTCGCAGGTCATGATCCGGCGCAGCAGCCGCATCTATATTCTCGCGGAACGGGCTAAGCTCGAAAAGCGGGCGCTTTATAAAACCTGTGATCTGGACGAGGTGCATCATCTGATTACAGATACCGCCGGCGGCCTTTCCTCTTCCTTCAAACAGGCTCTTCAGGATGCCGGCATTCATCTTCATTCTGCCAATTAA
- a CDS encoding MFS transporter has protein sequence MKTKKITNRHMVWLLFFLCWFVYFSSYIGRKNFSAVMPQMILEGILKTSQAGTINTIFFLCYGIGQLINGLLGDRMNPSRMILFGSLTSAFCNLAMGSCSSYGWMAIIWAVNGYALSMLWAPFLRLFAEMLTEKDRIKYTVNLSTSISIGNITSYLLCSLMVYISGWRMAFYSSSSVLFLSAILWPVLYRRIAAHQAQYGIYEEDSEPAAAEVPASTAKKLPIKALIFSAAILLLMAASMMQGMLRDGVTSWVPSFMVEGFDANPSFASLVTTVLPILNLLGPYLGHFVNQKLFRSEINTSVFFFLLSALALFALLLFGKSSLFLTLLFFAIVTTCIEAVNLMIISLIPLRYSHVGRTATMTGILNFLTYVGAAISTFGVGILVERWGWNFALTAWGLFALVGLLLCLICRKIQIHIPQ, from the coding sequence ATGAAAACTAAAAAAATAACGAATCGCCATATGGTCTGGCTGCTGTTCTTTCTGTGCTGGTTTGTCTACTTCTCTTCCTATATCGGCAGAAAAAACTTTTCAGCCGTCATGCCGCAGATGATTTTAGAAGGCATTTTAAAGACGTCGCAGGCTGGTACAATCAATACCATTTTCTTTTTATGCTACGGCATCGGCCAGCTCATCAACGGACTGCTGGGCGATCGCATGAATCCATCGCGCATGATTCTATTCGGGTCCCTCACCTCGGCTTTCTGCAATTTAGCAATGGGAAGCTGCAGCAGCTACGGCTGGATGGCTATCATCTGGGCTGTCAACGGCTATGCCCTTTCCATGCTCTGGGCTCCCTTTCTGCGCCTATTTGCAGAAATGCTCACAGAAAAGGACCGCATTAAATACACAGTCAATCTTTCCACTTCCATTTCTATCGGCAACATCACCTCCTATCTTCTTTGTTCTCTCATGGTCTACATATCCGGCTGGCGCATGGCCTTCTATAGCTCCTCTAGCGTTCTTTTTCTTTCCGCCATTTTATGGCCGGTTCTTTATCGCCGCATTGCGGCTCACCAGGCTCAATATGGCATCTATGAAGAGGACTCTGAGCCTGCCGCTGCTGAGGTGCCCGCTTCTACTGCTAAAAAGCTTCCTATCAAGGCACTTATTTTTAGCGCCGCTATTTTGCTCCTGATGGCTGCTTCTATGATGCAGGGCATGCTACGTGATGGCGTAACCTCTTGGGTTCCCTCCTTTATGGTAGAAGGATTTGACGCCAACCCTTCCTTTGCAAGCCTCGTCACAACTGTACTGCCCATTCTTAATCTGCTGGGGCCTTATCTTGGCCATTTTGTCAATCAGAAGCTTTTTCGCAGTGAGATCAATACCTCTGTCTTTTTCTTTCTGCTTTCTGCCCTTGCTTTATTCGCCCTTCTATTATTTGGCAAATCCAGCCTCTTTCTCACGCTCCTCTTCTTTGCGATCGTGACCACCTGCATTGAAGCTGTCAACCTCATGATTATCAGTCTGATCCCTCTTCGCTACAGCCATGTAGGACGAACCGCTACCATGACTGGCATATTAAACTTTTTGACCTATGTCGGCGCCGCGATTTCCACCTTCGGCGTAGGCATTTTGGTAGAGCGCTGGGGCTGGAATTTTGCTCTCACGGCTTGGGGCCTCTTTGCACTGGTTGGTTTACTGCTTTGCCTTATCTGTCGTAAAATTCAGATTCACATTCCTCAATAA
- a CDS encoding tRNA-dihydrouridine synthase family protein — MGKVGIYFAPLEGITGYLYRNIFHKHFGGVDRYFIPFIQPKQHGHFSSREKKDILPEHNGGMKAVPQLLTNQAPDFLQTSSQLAQMGYEEVNLNLGCPSRTVVSKGRGAGQLGNLEELDRFLETVFKKAEVKISVKTRLGLHSPEEFAEIIKIYQRYPLSELIIHPRVQQEYYEGKPHIEAFVSAYQSYQEKEKLCYNGDIFSTADYEKLLNQVSDISKVMLGRGLLRNPDLAQRLKGEGRADKMQLKAFHDDLYQAYQEALSGQRTVLFKMKEFWVYMADAFEDAKKAAKKIKKAQKLSEYEQAVESMFESELVRTE; from the coding sequence ATGGGGAAAGTTGGCATTTATTTTGCACCGCTGGAGGGCATTACCGGATATTTATATCGCAATATCTTTCATAAGCATTTTGGCGGCGTCGATCGTTATTTTATCCCTTTTATCCAGCCAAAGCAGCATGGCCATTTTAGCAGCAGAGAAAAGAAGGATATTTTGCCGGAGCACAATGGCGGCATGAAGGCAGTCCCCCAGCTGCTGACGAATCAAGCGCCGGATTTTCTGCAGACCAGCAGTCAGCTGGCCCAGATGGGGTATGAGGAAGTCAATCTGAATCTGGGATGTCCATCCCGCACCGTTGTCTCGAAAGGAAGAGGGGCCGGACAGCTGGGAAATTTGGAGGAGCTGGATCGGTTTTTAGAGACGGTTTTTAAAAAGGCAGAGGTTAAAATCTCGGTTAAAACAAGGCTTGGCCTGCACAGTCCGGAGGAATTTGCAGAGATCATTAAGATCTATCAGCGGTACCCGCTGAGCGAGCTGATCATTCATCCGAGGGTGCAGCAGGAATATTATGAAGGAAAGCCCCATATAGAGGCATTCGTATCTGCCTATCAAAGCTACCAAGAAAAAGAGAAGCTCTGCTACAATGGAGATATTTTTTCGACTGCTGATTATGAGAAGCTTTTAAATCAGGTGTCTGATATAAGCAAGGTTATGCTGGGCAGAGGCCTGCTGAGAAACCCGGATCTGGCGCAGCGGTTAAAAGGAGAAGGCAGAGCAGACAAAATGCAGCTGAAGGCTTTTCATGATGATTTATATCAGGCGTATCAGGAGGCATTATCCGGGCAGCGTACGGTACTCTTTAAAATGAAGGAGTTTTGGGTGTACATGGCAGATGCCTTTGAGGATGCTAAAAAGGCAGCAAAGAAAATAAAAAAAGCACAGAAGCTAAGCGAGTATGAACAGGCAGTAGAATCTATGTTTGAGTCAGAGCTTGTTCGCACAGAATAA
- the rhaD gene encoding rhamnulose-1-phosphate aldolase, translated as MKDILTAPFLTELVRTITNMYQHGWDERNGGNISLLLEKEQVEEYVDIRQVIREIPTGFEAPQLAGKYFLVTGTGKYFKNVAYDPERNLGLFRIDENGKQAQLLWGYSDGGRFTSELPAHLMSHIERLKISPQNRVIMHCHPANLLAMTYVHDLEERAFTRTLWQMCTECIVVFPDGVNVLPWMLCGTNEIGRATAEKMQTARLVVWAQHGIYGAGTDLDETFGLIETAEKAAEIYMKIAHLPLKNTISDEQLKELATAFGVTYRKAYLQ; from the coding sequence ATGAAGGATATTTTAACGGCGCCTTTTTTAACAGAGCTGGTGCGGACGATTACCAATATGTATCAGCATGGATGGGATGAACGCAATGGCGGCAATATCAGTTTGCTGCTGGAAAAGGAGCAGGTCGAGGAATATGTGGACATACGGCAGGTCATCCGGGAGATTCCTACAGGCTTTGAAGCGCCGCAGCTGGCAGGAAAGTATTTTTTGGTCACAGGGACCGGTAAATATTTTAAAAATGTAGCGTATGATCCGGAGCGCAATTTGGGTCTGTTTCGAATTGATGAAAATGGGAAACAGGCACAGCTGCTCTGGGGATATTCAGATGGAGGCAGGTTTACCTCTGAGCTGCCGGCTCATTTGATGAGTCATATCGAACGCTTAAAGATAAGTCCGCAAAACCGTGTGATTATGCACTGTCATCCAGCCAATTTATTGGCGATGACATATGTGCATGATTTGGAGGAGAGGGCATTTACCCGTACACTTTGGCAGATGTGTACGGAATGTATCGTTGTCTTTCCGGATGGCGTGAATGTGCTTCCGTGGATGCTTTGCGGAACCAATGAGATCGGCAGGGCTACGGCAGAAAAAATGCAGACGGCAAGGCTGGTTGTGTGGGCACAGCATGGGATCTATGGAGCGGGCACGGATCTGGATGAAACCTTTGGCTTGATTGAGACAGCCGAGAAGGCAGCGGAGATCTATATGAAGATTGCCCATCTGCCATTAAAAAATACGATTTCGGATGAACAGCTTAAGGAGCTGGCAACAGCCTTTGGCGTAACATACCGTAAAGCATATCTGCAATGA
- a CDS encoding L-rhamnose isomerase has protein sequence MERFEEAKAQYKRLDVDVEAAMQKAANKPISIHCWQGDDVQGFDQPDSGLSGGIQTTGDYPGRARNFEELKNDFLQAASLIPGKKRINLHASYAVFEKDGWVDRDQIKYCHFVPWVEFAKENGFGIDFNPTCFSHPMVKDGFTLSSPDEKIRSFWVQHCIRSREIAQQIGEALGDEVLNNVWIPDGLKDIPADRLGPRMRLKESLDEVFAKSCPNVIDCVESKVFGIGVESYTVGSNEFYMSYAMSHPHVYNLLDNGHYHPTEMVSDKISALLCFFDKVPLHVTRGVRWDSDHVVLFDDEIKEIMKEIVRNEALDKVLIGLDFFDASINRIAAWVVGTRNAQKALLWALLQPHALLKQCQDTADYTKKMVLMEEAKTLPFGDIWQEYCQRQGVPADEKWLDQVMAYERDVLSNRR, from the coding sequence ATGGAACGCTTTGAAGAGGCAAAGGCGCAGTATAAGCGGCTGGATGTGGATGTTGAGGCAGCAATGCAAAAAGCAGCGAATAAGCCTATTTCCATTCACTGCTGGCAGGGAGATGATGTACAGGGATTTGATCAGCCTGACAGCGGATTATCCGGAGGAATTCAGACAACGGGGGATTATCCGGGAAGAGCTCGCAATTTTGAAGAACTAAAGAATGATTTTTTGCAAGCGGCCAGCTTGATTCCGGGAAAGAAAAGAATCAATCTTCATGCTTCCTATGCTGTATTTGAAAAGGATGGATGGGTGGACCGGGACCAAATTAAATATTGCCATTTTGTTCCCTGGGTGGAATTTGCAAAGGAAAATGGATTTGGCATTGATTTTAACCCAACCTGCTTTTCACATCCGATGGTGAAGGATGGGTTTACCTTGTCAAGTCCGGATGAAAAAATCAGAAGCTTTTGGGTGCAGCATTGTATCAGAAGCAGGGAGATTGCGCAGCAGATTGGCGAGGCCTTGGGGGATGAGGTGCTGAACAATGTATGGATTCCGGATGGATTGAAGGATATTCCTGCCGATCGCCTAGGCCCCAGAATGCGATTAAAGGAAAGTCTGGATGAAGTCTTTGCCAAATCATGCCCCAATGTGATTGACTGTGTGGAAAGCAAAGTGTTTGGAATCGGAGTGGAGAGCTATACAGTGGGATCCAATGAGTTTTATATGAGCTATGCCATGAGCCATCCGCATGTGTACAATCTATTGGATAACGGACATTACCATCCTACGGAAATGGTGAGCGATAAAATATCAGCGCTGCTTTGCTTTTTTGATAAGGTGCCGCTTCATGTAACGCGGGGCGTACGCTGGGATTCGGATCATGTGGTACTCTTTGATGATGAGATTAAAGAAATTATGAAAGAAATTGTAAGGAATGAAGCGCTTGATAAGGTGCTCATTGGCCTTGATTTCTTTGATGCATCCATCAATCGGATTGCTGCTTGGGTGGTGGGAACGAGAAATGCGCAGAAGGCTCTTCTGTGGGCACTCCTGCAGCCGCATGCACTTTTGAAGCAATGTCAGGATACAGCCGATTATACAAAAAAAATGGTACTCATGGAAGAAGCCAAGACGCTGCCATTTGGAGATATATGGCAAGAGTACTGCCAGAGGCAGGGAGTACCGGCTGATGAAAAATGGCTGGATCAGGTCATGGCATACGAGCGAGATGTTTTAAGCAATAGGAGATAA
- a CDS encoding elongation factor Ts, translating into MAAITAKMVKDLRELTNAGMMDCKKALTEADGDMDAAVEILRKSGLAMAAKKAGRIAAEGLVAFKVSEDGKKGAIVEVNSETDFVAKNEMFQTYVANVAAQALGSSASDMEAFKAEAWIEDASKTVQDALVEKVAVIHENLQIRRFAKIETEGFVGSYSHGGGRIGVLVELTCEQINDAVKEAGKNVAMQIAALNPQFVNRDAIPADFLNKEREILLEQASKENKPQNIIEKMVEGRLTKEMKEICLMDQVYFKNDELTVAKYLKEVSKEAGFTVDVKSYIRYETGEGIEKKEENFAEEVAKQMGQ; encoded by the coding sequence ATGGCAGCAATTACCGCAAAGATGGTAAAAGATCTGAGAGAATTAACCAATGCCGGCATGATGGATTGTAAAAAGGCATTGACGGAAGCCGATGGAGATATGGATGCTGCAGTAGAGATTCTGCGTAAGAGCGGATTGGCCATGGCAGCAAAGAAGGCTGGCCGTATCGCTGCAGAGGGCTTAGTTGCTTTTAAAGTAAGCGAGGATGGTAAAAAGGGCGCTATTGTAGAAGTTAACTCTGAAACCGATTTTGTTGCTAAAAATGAAATGTTCCAGACCTATGTTGCCAATGTGGCTGCACAGGCATTGGGATCTTCTGCTTCCGATATGGAGGCGTTTAAGGCTGAAGCTTGGATTGAAGATGCTTCTAAAACCGTGCAGGATGCTTTGGTTGAGAAGGTAGCTGTTATCCATGAGAATTTGCAGATCCGCCGGTTTGCCAAAATTGAGACAGAGGGCTTTGTAGGGTCTTACAGTCATGGCGGCGGACGCATTGGCGTATTGGTTGAGCTTACCTGTGAGCAGATCAATGATGCGGTTAAAGAAGCAGGTAAGAATGTGGCTATGCAGATTGCTGCTTTAAATCCTCAGTTTGTGAATCGCGATGCGATCCCGGCTGATTTCTTAAATAAAGAAAGAGAAATTTTGCTGGAGCAGGCTTCTAAGGAAAATAAGCCTCAGAATATCATTGAGAAGATGGTTGAGGGGCGTTTAACTAAAGAAATGAAAGAAATCTGCCTGATGGATCAGGTGTATTTCAAAAATGATGAGCTGACCGTTGCTAAATACTTGAAAGAGGTTTCTAAAGAAGCAGGCTTTACGGTGGATGTTAAGAGCTATATTCGCTATGAGACCGGTGAAGGAATCGAAAAGAAGGAAGAGAACTTTGCAGAGGAAGTTGCAAAGCAGATGGGTCAATAA
- the rpsB gene encoding 30S ribosomal protein S2, giving the protein MSVISMKQLLEAGVHFGHQTRRWNPKMAPYIFTERNGIYIIDLQKTSRKVDEAYAAVKEIAAEGGKVLFVGTKKQAQETMKTEAERCGMYYVNNRWLGGMLTNFKTIRSRVARMVELEKMEEEGMFEVLPKKEVMILKGELEKLQKNLNGIRDMLELPELIFIVDPRKERIAIQEAHILGIPTVGIVDTNCDPEEIDFVIPGNDDAIRAVKLIAGMVADAVIEANQGEQTTLAEEEAEEAEVSEEEVQEEQAEEETEEVAEEENE; this is encoded by the coding sequence ATGAGTGTAATTTCTATGAAACAGCTGCTGGAAGCAGGCGTGCATTTTGGTCATCAGACCAGAAGATGGAACCCCAAGATGGCTCCTTATATCTTTACGGAGAGAAATGGGATTTATATCATTGATCTGCAGAAGACAAGCCGCAAGGTAGATGAGGCTTATGCGGCAGTCAAAGAGATTGCTGCTGAAGGCGGTAAGGTTTTATTTGTAGGTACTAAGAAGCAGGCTCAGGAAACCATGAAAACAGAGGCTGAGCGCTGTGGTATGTATTATGTAAATAATCGTTGGCTCGGCGGTATGCTGACCAACTTCAAGACCATTCGCAGCCGTGTTGCCCGTATGGTTGAATTGGAAAAAATGGAAGAGGAAGGCATGTTTGAAGTTCTGCCTAAGAAGGAAGTTATGATTCTGAAGGGCGAATTGGAAAAACTGCAGAAGAATCTGAATGGTATTCGCGATATGCTGGAGCTGCCGGAATTGATTTTCATTGTGGATCCCCGCAAGGAAAGAATTGCAATTCAGGAAGCGCATATTTTAGGAATTCCTACCGTGGGTATTGTGGATACAAACTGTGATCCGGAAGAGATTGATTTTGTGATTCCGGGTAATGATGATGCCATTCGTGCCGTTAAGCTGATTGCCGGTATGGTAGCCGATGCTGTCATTGAGGCAAATCAGGGCGAGCAGACTACGTTAGCAGAAGAAGAGGCCGAAGAGGCAGAAGTATCTGAAGAGGAAGTACAGGAAGAGCAGGCAGAAGAAGAGACGGAAGAAGTAGCAGAGGAGGAGAACGAATAA